In Ciona intestinalis chromosome 7, KH, whole genome shotgun sequence, the genomic window TTCTTGGTACGCTAGGTTTAGTTTTAACAAGTTAACGGGGGTCGGGGGGAGGTCAACTGAGAGGTCGATGACCTCCTGAAAATAAGGGAAAAACACTGGTAAAAAttatttggaaacactggtggatatttagctggaaacactgacAGATATTTAGCTAGAAAAACTGGTAAAAATTATTTGGAGAACTGggtaaaattactttataatgCCCCAAAAAATCGCTgggaaaatttaaactaaaattaatgATAAACAAAGAGTTTGAttcataaaaatcatataacCTCCTCCGTTTCATCATCTTCTTGCGTGTCTTCACCTGATTGGCTGACGGCATCTGAACGAAGCAATGTAATTGgtttattagtttatttaaacaatccaTTAGCACACCATAATACAGTCACGTAACTTCcattgtgtccttgggcaagacacttaacgacaattgccccaacccagtggtcactaatgggttgtctaaactgtcagtaatacagaaaaataatcaaccacaaagttacatacgtggtaacttgtaagcaggcacaaggtgtatgaaacagaacacccgtgttataacgactgtcgttgccctgccatgtgaggataaataagttacatacgtggtaacttgtaagcgggcacgaggtgtatgaaacagaacacccgtgttataacgacaaaaATTCActataaaggtggctgtacacagtatccggcatgcgaattcacttgcgaagtcgtatgcaaacccgcgtccaattccgcatgcggcagcgaaatccgggcgaattccggatactgtgtacagccaccttaaatgtatatttattgaCAAACCGAATGTTGTTGTAGGTTGGGGTGAAGTTGGTTCAAACGTCTCATTTATATCTTCATTGTCATCTGGAAAGGAATAATTTGACCTTGAAAGTCACCACAAACATTAAGATTAATTTTCCATATAAATATAgcaaaattcaaataaaaatgttgtttgtcGTGTGTTGTGGGTCACAAATTGTGGGTAATATTCGTAAGGAGTTTATGACCGCATGTGTTCAAAATAATCTTAACATTGTGGGGTTCTTACCGCTCTCTTCTTCTTCGAAATTAAGGTCGAGTGGAAACGTTTGCAGTTGCAATCGAAGCTGATCTTCCGCAATTTCTTCATCACTGCTTCTAAAATccataaaattgttttgaagCTTAAAATAATTGACTTTACAACACGGCAAGAAACACACAAACAGGAGATTTTATTCGCGCTTCATAACCAGCTATTTACACAACGGTTGGTGAACatagaattaaaattttgtagcTACAAATTTTATGAAGGGAGTTTGAGGTTATAAATCTAGCCTGGTTTAGCGGGTTTAGATTTTACCAAGCAGTAAttatcataaaattaaaaaaaagttgttttttttttaaataaacaagtttaaaattacgttaataatataattgaAATTCAAAACCAACCAAGCGTAGAATAAACATTCGGTAACACTGCGTTGTGAATCACTGCTGTTGATTTTTTGAAAACTACAGAAACGAAAAGCGGCGTGGAAtagaattttattttgcaattaaaTTACCAAATCTTATGTATAAGTTGTTGTTGTCGCCAGACATATTATAGTGCGAAAGAGATTTCTGGCGTTTAtttttgtgatcttaaaggACCGACGTTTTGTATTCCATACGGCGAGGTACCATCATGGTTTACCGTAAAGTGTTTTgttcaagaacacatacgACGACAATTAGGATTGCAAACAAAATCCCGAAGATCTCTTTcgcaattaaaattaatttctttgtttaattagaTAATTAAAGATGTCTGCTGCTAGTAAAAGTGGACAGCGACCATACGCAGCGTTGTTAGATAACGTATCGTTACTGACTACTGGAGGGTCGACGTTTCAGCAGCAACCAACCACTCAAGTTGAAAAACAGAagcaaaatgacgtcatattcggTACGTCGACACCCGCGCGAGCTCATTATGACGGTATAATGGCCGGGTTCGATTTATCACCAGTGCATAGCCACGAACGATCGTTGTTGGGAAAAAgttcagaaaataaaaataaatcgaCGAAATCGAATCgttccagtgttgccagtccAAGAAAAAGCTCCAAAAGTTATTCCCATATTAAAAGTTCAGGGTACGGCGTTACGCCGATCCGacaaaaagcaaaaattaaaaagagcGAAAAGAAATCCAGGCAAAGATCTTCTAGTTCCGGTTCAGCGCCCAAACCTCGTGGTAGGTCGCCGAAGAAATCCGCAGAACGTAAAGATGACATCACACgtgatgatgtcacacatGGTGATGTCATATGTGATGATGTTACAcacaatgacatcacacatgatgatgtcatagatgaAACAAACCACCGTACTGAGGTCACAGATGACGGTCAGTTCCTTGAATTAAACGATGAAATATCAAGATTAAAATCAAGAAATGATGAAATTAATCAAGAAAATTTCAAACTGACGGCAAAATTAAACCGTTTGTTGTCACACAATGCCAATAATGACACGGCggaagaaaacaaagaaactcAAGATTCCGTTATTGGGGATTTGCAGAAAGAAGTTTTGGAACAAGAGCGATTGTTGAAAGGGTACCAGCAGGAAAATGAGAAACTGTATTCTGATATCTCCAAGTTAAAGACTGAAATGAAGCAGTCCAAGTCTGCAATGTATGAGGAGAATTTGAGGTTGAAAACACAAGTTGCGATTTTGGACgaagaaatgaaaaacaagAATCTGGTtttgaaagaaaaagaaaaaattgagATCAAGAAACCTGAAGTTTGTGGGGATTGTTCGAGATATTTGGATGAGATTGAAAGTTTGAAGGAAAAAGTTGGAATCGGCGTCGAAAGGGTGAAACAACTTGAAATGGAGTGTGAGGGGTGTAGGGTGGAGAACGAGGAAATACGGGGTGAAGTTTTGGGGTTAAAGAGACAACTGGATGATACAGCGGTGATGGGGAAGACGTTCCCTAAGGATCGGAGGTTGGAGGAGCTGGAGGCATCGATGCGGATCAATGAGGAGGAGAGGGAGAAGAGTGAGAGCGAAGTGAAGATGCTAAGGGAGTGGGTTAAGAGGTTGGAACAGCAAGTTGGGGAGGAGGAGCAAGCAAAAGTACGGAGCGTTCAAATGTTGCGAGGGAAGTTTAATAAGATGAAGATTGAGTACCAGGAGCGCGTGGAGCAGCTCTCGCATCAGTTGATGATCATCAAGTCTTCCAGGAGGGAGGATTACGATGTGGAGTTCGAGTTGAAACATCTTCGCGAGGAAAACCGagctttgaaaataaaaataaaagagaaacATAATGGAAGTGATTATCATCCCGAGTATTTTGCtcaaaatcaacaacaacaaactaatcaacaaaataaaccGGAAATTCAACAAACTCAACAAATTCATCAAAATGTTCAACAAATTCAGCAAAATTCTAAAGACacagaaaagtttaaatgtgAAATTGAAACTTTGAAGCaaaaggtttatgaaacatcGCAACAATCGGATGAAATGAGATGCAGGTTTGAAAAGACAATGGCAACAATGAAAgacaattatgacatcacaataaaagAACAAGagaaaaaatctgaaaatctcgaaaaaaaattaatggaGGTACAATCAagacttatgacatcacaatcagaATGTGCCATCAGCCGAACAAGAGAAGTTGCGCTTCAGAAACAAATTGGGAACTTATTATCGGAGCTACAGGAAACAAGACTGGGGACGCCCAATGCTCCCATGCGCAGAATTGAGAATCTAAACCAACAAATTCAACTTCTGCATTTCAAACAACGAGATCGGGAAAATATgatcaaaaaaataactggaaacactggaagcAATGAGGATGTGGAAACACTGCAAGCGGTTATCGCCGATAAGAACTTGTTGCTTGCGAAGTTTCGGACGGAACttgatttaattttaggtGGATTGGAAAAGATTAAAACTAAGGGTGTTTTGGGGAACGCTTGATATTTGGTTAGGatttactgttgttttataaaaatttagtgAAAAATTGAGTGACATtgtttggctctgcttgtttgtatagacacctaactgCAGGGTAACATCtgaggtgacattgttaaaatacagttacactcatagttgtcaaacatagggaacctcattgattaatgtagtgaatgcaatatactttggctctgcttgtttgtatagacacctaacagcagggtaaaatatgttttaagtttaaaaattttgtgcgaaaacatatgatgtcacccctgtttctCTTTGTTCAAGTTTTACTACTCcgtcattttattattttctctCTTTTTCATATTCAAAGATCCTATTGTTGTGcttactatgatgtcataatatgaaCAATCGATATTGTTTATTGGATAATagtttacattatattaattatgatgtcataaagtgCACTGTTGTATCATTTTACATGATTTCTATTATtcatagtatatatatattttatattttgtaggtgctatagaaatcatataaaatgTCCAAACGAAAGTTGATTGAACCAAAGACCAAGTTTGAGATTCCTTCATGGTGGGTCAGGgggttttatttgaatattttgtttttatttttcatatatatatagcctataaaatagttttattacaattttatgttttataaaaagtttgttttattttcaaagttttgttaaaatttgttgtGATAGTGTAATATGTTTTGCATCACTTTAAGCTgcaatataaaacatataatttatcatttttttcctTCGATTAAAAGAGGGTCCTATGGCGTACCATGCTGTCGGACCTCACTATAGAATAAACTTATAATTAGTAGTGATGTACCGAAtcgttaaaaaaacgattcggCCGAAACCGAATATTCGGCCATTTGTGCCGAATCAATTCGGCCGAATCAACCGaatcgtttatgacgtcatccgaACCTACGGCGACGGGCGGTCGGTAAAAACGACATAAAGGAAAATACTTTATCATGGCACCGTGTCACACACAAGTATCAACAATTTCAATATAAGTATTTAATGTGGCAATAAAGCGTTGTGGGAAACATTAGTCTCCTAATAACGCGCGTATTTACGAACCAAAACTACAGGGAAGGTAAATCGTTGGGAGAAAAGCACAACGGTGACGGACGAGCGTGGATtagataaatttaattttattgcaacaCGGACGAGCAGTTAATTCGAGAACTTAAAAATTCTTTACTGTAACGGCGTAACCATTGACAAAACCTGTGTTacgcaaacaaaaaaaatatttacttttgtgacgaaaaaaacattgtgtatGAGCGTCCCATTTTACGCTCTGCGTCGGCTtgggaaataaaggaagacgcatgcgaTAGCATACTTTCAACACTTAGAaagcgaagcaatcgttgtgaatttgttCTTGTAGAAACCGACGAAATGCTTATCTCAGTCTAATTTGCGAGCAGCCTGTGCCCTGTGGTATATAAATTGTCGGATTtatatgaaatgttttttggATTTTGNNNNNNNNNNNNNNNNNNNNNNNNNNNNNNNNNNNNNNNNNNNNNNNNNNNNNNNNNNNNNNNNNNNNNNNNNNNNNNNNNNNNNNNNNNNNNNNNNNNNNNNNNNNNNNNNNNNNNNNNNNNNNNNNNNNNNNNNNNNNNNNNNNNNNNNNNNNNNNNNNNNNNNNNNNNNNNNNNNNNNNNNNNNNNNNNNNNNNNNNNNNNNNNNNNNNNNNNNNNNNNNNNNNNNNNNNNNNNNNNNNNNNNNNNNNNNNNNNNNNNNNNNNNNNNNNNNNNNNNNNNNNNNNNNNNNNNNNNNNNNNNNNNNNNNNNNNNNNNNNNNNNNNNNNNNNNNNNNNNNNNNNNNNNNNNNNNNNNNNNNNNNNNNNNNNNNNNNNNNNNNNNNNNNNNNNNNNNNNNNNNNNNNNNNNNNNNNNNNNNNNNNNNNNNNNNNNNNNNNNNNNNNNNNNNNNNNNNNNNNNNNNNNNNNNNNNNNNNNNNNNNNNNNNNNNNNNNNNNNNNNNNNNNNNNNNNNNNNNNNNNNNNNNNNNNNNNNNNNNNNNNNNNNNNNNNNNNNNNNNNNNNNNNNNNNNNNNNNNNNNNNNNNNNNNNNNNNNNNNNNNNNNNNNNNNNNNNNNNNNNNNNNNNNNNNNNNNNNNNNNNNNNNNNNNNNNNNNNNNNNNNNNNNNNNNNNNNNNNNNNNNNNNNNNNNNNNNNNNNNNNNNNNNNNNNNNNNNNNNNNNNNNNNNNNNNNNNNNNNNNNNNNNNNNNNNNNNNNNNNNNNNNNNNNNNNNNNNNNNNNNNNNNNNNNNNNNNNNNNNNNNNNNNNNNNNNNNNNNNNNNNNNNNNNNNNNNNNNNNNNNNNNNNNNNNNNNNNNNNNNNNNNNNNNNNNNNNNNNNNNNNNNNNNNNNNNNNNNNNNNNNNNNNNNNNNNNNNNNNNNNNNNNNNNNNNNNNNNNNNNNNNNNNNNNNNNNNNNNNNNNNNNNNNNNNNNNNNNNNNNNNNNNNNNNNNNNNNNNNNNNNNNNNNNNNNNNNNNNNNNNNNNNNNNNNNNNNNNNNNNNNNNNNNNNNNNNNNNNNNNNNNNNNNNNNNNNNNNNNNNNNNNNNNNNNNNNNNNNNNNNNNNNNNNNNNNNNNNNNNNNNNNNNNNNNNNNNNNNNNNNNNNNNNNNNNNNNNNNNNNNNNNNNNNNNNNNNNNNNNNNNNNNNNNNNNNNNNNNNNNNNNNNNNNNNNNNNNNNNNNNNNNNNNNNNNNNNNNNNNNNNNNNNNNNNNNNNNNNNNNNNNNNNNNNNNNNNNNNNNNNNNNNNNNNNNNNNNNNNNNNNNNNNNNNNNNNNNNNNNNNNNNNNNNNNNNNNNNNNNNNNNNNNNNNNNNNNNNNNNNNNNNNNNNNNNNNNNNNNNNNNNNNNNNNNNNNNNNNNNNNNNNNNNNNNNNNNNNNNNNNNNNNNNNNNNNNNNNNNNNNNNNNNNNNNNNNNNNNNNNNNNNNNNNNNNNNNNNNNNNNNNNNNNNNNNNNNNNNNNNNNNNNNNNNNNNNNNNNNNNNNNNNNNNNNNNNNNNNNNNNNNNNNNNNNNNNNNNNNNNNNNNNNNNNNNNNNNNNNNNNNNNNNNNNNNNNNNNNNNNNNNNNNNNNNNNNNNNNNNNNNNNNNNNNNNNNNNNNNNNNNNNNNNNNNNNNNNNNNNNNNNNNNNNNNNNNNNNNNNNNNNNNNNNNNNNNNNNNNNNNNNNNNNNNNNNNNNNNNNNNNNNNNNNNNNNNNNNNNNNNNNNNNNNNNNNNNNNNNNNNNNNNNNNNNNNNNNNNNNNNNNNNNNNNNNNNNNNNNNNNNNNNNNNNNNNNNNNNNNNNNNNNNNNNNNNNNNNNNNNNNNNNNNNNNNNNNNNNNNNNNNNNNNNNNNNNNNNNNNNNNNNNNNNNNNNNNNNNNNNNNNNNNNNNNNNNNNNNNNNNNNNNNNNNNNNNNNNNNNNNNNNNNNNNNNNNNNNNNNNNNNNNNNNNNNNNNNNNNNNNNNNNNNNNNNNNNNNNNNNNNNNNNNNNNNNNNNNNNNNNNNNNNNNNNNNNNNNNNNNNNNNNNNNNNNNNNNNNNNNNNNNNNNNNNNNNNNNNNNNNNNNNNNNNNNNNNNNNNNNNNNNNNNNNNNNNNNNNNNNNNNNNNNNNNNNNNNNNNNNNNNNNNNNNNNNNNNNNNNNNNNNNNNNNNNNNNNNNNNNNNNNNNNNNNNNNNNNNNNNNNNNNNNNNNNNNNNNNNNNNNNNNNNNNNNNNNNNNNNNNNNNNNNNNNNNNNNNNNNNNNNNNNNNNNNNNNNNNNNNNNNNNNNNNNNNNNNNNNNNNNNNNNNNNNNNNNNNNNNNNNNNNNNNNNNNNNNNNNNNNNNNNNNNNNNNNNNNNNNNNNNNNNNNNNNNNNNNNNNNNNNNNNNNNNNNNNNNNNNNNNNNNNNNNNNNNNNNNNNNNNNNNNNNNNNNNNNNNNNNNNNNNNNNNNNNNNNNNNNNNNNNNNNNNNNNNNNNNNNNNNNNNNNNNNNNNNNNNNNNNNNNNNNNNNNNNNNNNNNNNNNNNNNNNNNNNNNNNNNNNNNNNNNNNNNNNNNNNNNNNNNNNNNNNNNNNNNNNNNNNNNNNNNNNNNNNNNNNNNNNNNNNNNNNNNNNNNNNNNNNNNNNNNNNNNNNNNNNNNNNNNNNNNNNNNNNNNNNNNNNNNNNNNNNNNNNNNNNNNNNNNNNNNNNNNNNNNNNNNNNNNNNNNNNNNNNNNNNNNNNNNNNNNNNNNNNNNNNNNNNNNNNNNNNNNNNNNNNNNNNNNNNNNNNNNNNNNNNNNNNNNNNNNNNNNNNNNNNNNNNNNNNNNNNNNNNNNNNNNNNNNNNNNNNNNNNNNNNNNNNNNNNNNNNNNNNNNNNNNNNNNNNNNNNNNNNNNNNNNNNNNNNNNNNNNNNNNNNNNNNNNNNNNNNNNNNNNNNNNNNNNNNNNNNNNNNNNNNNNNNNNNNNNNNNNNNNNNNNNNNNNNNNNNNNNNNNNNNNNNNNNNNNNNNNNNNNNNNNNNNNNNNNNNNNNNNNNNNNNNNNNNNNNNNNNNNNNNNNNNNNNNNNNNNNNNNNNNNNNNNNNNNNNNNNNNNNNNNNNNNNNNNNNNNNNNNNNNNNNNNNNNNNNNNNNNNNNNNNNNNNNNNNNNNNNNNNNNNNNNNNNNNNNNNNNNNNNNNNNNNNNNNNNNNNNNNNNNNNNNNNNNNNNNNNNNNNNNNNNNNNNNNNNNNNNNNNNNNNNNNNNNNNNNNNNNNNNNNNNNNNNNNNNNNNNNNNNNNNNNNNNNNNNNNNNNNNNNNNNNNNNNNNNNNNNNNNNNNNNNNNNNNNNNNNNNNNNNNNNNNNNNNNNNNNNNNNNNNNNNNNNNNNNNNNNNNNNNNNNNNNNNNNNNNNNNNNNNNNNNNNNNNNNNNNNNNNNNNNNNNNNNNNNNNNNNNNNNNNNNNNNNNNNNNNNNNNNNNNNNNNNNNNNNNNNNNNNNNNNNNNNNNNNNNNNNNNNNNNNNNNNNNNNNNNNNNNNNNNNNNNNNNNNNNNNNNNNNNNNNNNNNNNNNNNNNNNNNNNNNNNNNNNNNNNNNNNNNNNNNNNNNNNNNNNNNNNNNNNNNNNNNNNNNNNNNNNNNNNNNNNNNNNNNNNNNNNNNNNNNNNNNNNNNNNNNNNNNNNNNNNNNNNNNNNNNNNNNNNNNNNNNNNNNNNNNNNNNNNNNNNNNNNNNNNNNNNNNNNNNNNNNNNNNNNNNNNNNNNNNNNNNNNNNNNNNNNNNNNNNNNNNNNNNNNNNNNNNNNNNNNNNNNNNNNNNNNNNNNNNNNNNNNNNNNNNNNNNNNNNNNNNNNNNNNNNNNNNNNNNNNNNNNNNNNNNNNNNNNNNNNNNNNNNNNNNNNNNNNNNNNNNNNNNNNNNNNNNNNNNNNNNNNNNNNNNNNNNNNNNNNNNNNNNNNNNNNNNNNNNNNNNNNNNNNNNNNNNNNNNNNNNNNNNNNNNNNNNNNNNNNNNNNNNNNNNNNNNNNNNNNNNNNNNNNNNNNNNNNNNNNNNNNNNNNNNNNNNNNNNNNNNNNNNNNNNNNNNNNNNNNNNNNNNNNNNNNNNNNNNNNNNNNNNNNNNNNNNNNNNNNNNNNNNNNNNNNNNNNNNNNNNNNNNNNNNNNNNNNNNNNNNNNNNNNNNNNNNNNNNNNNNNNNNNNNNNNNNNNNNNNNNNNNNNNNNNNNNNNNNNNNNNNNNNNNNNNNNNNNNNNNNNNNNNNNNNNNNNNNNNNNNNNNNNNNNNNNNNNNNNNNNNNNNNNNNNNNNNNNNNNNNNNNNNNNNNNNNNNNNNNNNNNNNNNNNNNNNNNNNNNNNNNNNNNNNNNNNNNNNNNNNNNNNNNNNNNNNNNNNNNNNNNNNNNNNNNNNNNNNNNNNNNNNNNNNNNNNNNNNNNNNNNNNNNNNNNNNNNNNNNNNNNNNNNNNNNNNNNNNNNNNNNNNNNNNNNNNNNNNNNNNNNNNNNNNNNNNNNNNNNNNNNNNNNNNNNNNNNNNNNNNNNNNNNNNNNN contains:
- the LOC100177962 gene encoding centrosomal protein of 162 kDa-like, producing the protein MSAASKSGQRPYAALLDNVSLLTTGGSTFQQQPTTQVEKQKQNDVIFGTSTPARAHYDGIMAGFDLSPVHSHERSLLGKSSENKNKSTKSNRSSVASPRKSSKSYSHIKSSGYGVTPIRQKAKIKKSEKKSRQRSSSSGSAPKPRGRSPKKSAERKDDITRDDVTHGDVICDDVTHNDITHDDVIDETNHRTEVTDDGQFLELNDEISRLKSRNDEINQENFKLTAKLNRLLSHNANNDTAEENKETQDSVIGDLQKEVLEQERLLKGYQQENEKLYSDISKLKTEMKQSKSAMYEENLRLKTQVAILDEEMKNKNLVLKEKEKIEIKKPEVCGDCSRYLDEIESLKEKVGIGVERVKQLEMECEGCRVENEEIRGEVLGLKRQLDDTAVMGKTFPKDRRLEELEASMRINEEEREKSESEVKMLREWVKRLEQQVGEEEQAKVRSVQMLRGKFNKMKIEYQERVEQLSHQLMIIKSSRREDYDVEFELKHLREENRALKIKIKEKHNGSDYHPEYFAQNQQQQTNQQNKPEIQQTQQIHQNVQQIQQNSKDTEKFKCEIETLKQKVYETSQQSDEMRCRFEKTMATMKDNYDITIKEQEKKSENLEKKLMEVQSRLMTSQSECAISRTREVALQKQIGNLLSELQETRLGTPNAPMRRIENLNQQIQLLHFKQRDRENMIKKITGNTGSNEDVETLQAVIADKNLLLAKFRTELDLILGGLEKIKTKGVLGNA